The Candidatus Cloacimonadota bacterium genome contains the following window.
TTGAGCATAATCATGTCAAAAAGCCCATGACGATGGTTTAAGCCTCCACCCACTCTTACTGCATACTTTTCTAAGCTGCGTAGCAGGGGCGTGGTTTTACGCGTATCCAACAGTTTGGTATTGGTGCCAGACATAGCAATCACCATTCTTCTGGTTTGCGAAGCGATACCAGATAAACGTTGAAGGAAGTTAAGGGCAGTACGTTCAGCTTGAAGAATGCTGCTTGGCTTTCCTTCAATGCGCATGATTTCATCTTTGGGGTGTACGTCGTCTCCATCCTTGCGATACAAAGTTATCTTCAGTTCAGGATCAACTGCTTTGAATACTTGAATGGCAATTCCAGTTCCCGCTAAAACACCCTCCGCTTTGGCAATCATGTATGCGGTATTGATTACGGGATCCAAATCCAGATAGCGAGTGGTAATATCTCCAGAACCAAGGTCTTCTTCTAAACTTTTGCGAATTATCTCATCCAAAAGCATCTATCCTCCGAGGCAAAAAAAAAGCACTTGCGTATGCAAATGCTTAATCTCTATGTTTAAGTTATTTTGACTTCTTGCTATCTTCATTCGTTCACACATGTATATTATAAAACCTCTCTAAGGTGTCATGTTTCTAATGCTTTTAATCCTGTCAAGAATAAAATGTTCATGCCTAATAAAAAAACCGCGAAACTCTCTTCGCGGTTTTTTGAGACCCAATAATCTGTTTAGGTCATCATTATAGATATATGCATATCTAACTATTTCATTCTGTTTAAGATGCTTGCCACATATCTGCCTTGCGCATAGGCCCCATCAAGCTCAAATTTGTTTGGCAATTTACTTCCATCTGGACCGGCAACAACGCTCGCTCCATAGGGGGAGCCTCCGCTAATCTCTTCCATTGTTGATTGTCCTTCAAAGCTATATGGCAAGCCCGCTATCAGCATTCCATGATGTAAAAGCACAGTATGAAAATTTAAGATTGTAGCCTCTTGTCCGCCGTGCTGAGTTCCGGTAGAACTGAATACACTACCTACTTTGCCTATCAAGGCTCCTTTTGCCCATAAACCTCCCGTTGCATCCAAAAATGCTTTCATCTGGGAAGGCATCATGCCAAAGCGGGTTGGAACTCCAAAAATGATGCCATCGTATTCTGCAAGTTCCATAGGATCTGCCACGGGAATGTGTGCAAATGCTTTTTGCGCATCTTTAGCGCCAATTTTGCTTAACACATCGTCGCTTAATGTTTCCGGCACTCTTTTAAGAGTCACTTGAATGTTATCTATGCTTTCGGCACCTTTTTTTACGGCTTCAGCCATTTGGTAGATGTGCCCATAAGTCGAGTAAAACAGTATTAGTATTTTCATTTTTGATCTCCAAATCAATAGACTTTTAGTATATAATAACCGCTAATGCCCATATTGCAAGTAGGATATTGCGCAATCAGTTTGCGGCAAGCTCTTCAATGGTGCTTATCAGATCTTCAATGTGCTCTTCCAAAGTATTGAATGAACACATCAGCCGCACTTCATTTTTAGTTTCGTCCCAAGTGTAGAACATATATTTTTCTTGTAGAGGGTCGATCCAACTCTTGGGCATTGTGGCAAACACAGAGTTCACATATACTTTTTGGGTGATTTTTATCTGTTTGAATTGTGCCAGGCGTTTTGCCAGTAATTGCGCCATTGCATTGGCATGAATAGCGTTTTTTAGCCACAGGTCTTTATCCAGATACGCCTCATATTGTGCCGAAATAAAGCGCATTTTAGAAAAAAGCTGATTGCACTGTTTACGATAGAACCGCATATTAGCACTCAATTCTGGTTTAAAGCTAATAATCGCTTCTCCGAAGAGCAAGCCATTTTTGGTACCGCCAAAGCTGATGATGTCTACTCCGGCGTCTTTGGTCATGGTACTCAATTCTACATCCAAGGCAGCGGCTGCATTAGCCAATCTAGCCCCGTCGATATGCAAGAGCATATTATGAGAGTGGGCAAAATCTGCCAGTGTCCGGATTTCATCAACGCTATAGAGTGTGCCATATTCTGTACTCTGGGAGATGGAGATTATCTTAAACTGGGAATGGTGTTGATCCCGATTTCCCTTCAGTTTTGGGGCAATAAGCTTGGGAGTAAGTTTGCCATCTGTTGTTTGAATGGGGCTCAATCGCGCCTGTGTGCATTTTTGCACGGCACCGCATTCATCCACGTTGATATGTGCGCTTTCGGCGCAGATAATAGCATTAAATGAATTGATAAGAGATTGCAGGGCAAGTACATTCGCTCCTGTACCGGTCATCACGAACCAAGCTTCGCATTCACCGCCAAATAGTGCTTCCAAGCCGTGTAACACGTCTTGTGTAAGCGGATCATCGCCATAAGCAGGGCAAAATCCTGTATTAACTTTCTGCAGGGCAGAGAATACGGTGTAGTGTATGCCGCTGTGATTGTCGCTGCCAAAACTAATAGGAAACATTATTATACTCCAAAGGTTTTCATTGTTTGCAGAATAAAATTACCTGTCTTTATGTCAAGAGCGATTCATCTTGGATACAAAAAAGGGGCTAAGTCCACAAGGAATAGCCCCATTATTTTTTAAAAAGCTTAGAAATTCACGCCTAGTGTACGATCTAGCAGATACAGGCGCCA
Protein-coding sequences here:
- a CDS encoding aminotransferase class V-fold PLP-dependent enzyme, with the protein product MFPISFGSDNHSGIHYTVFSALQKVNTGFCPAYGDDPLTQDVLHGLEALFGGECEAWFVMTGTGANVLALQSLINSFNAIICAESAHINVDECGAVQKCTQARLSPIQTTDGKLTPKLIAPKLKGNRDQHHSQFKIISISQSTEYGTLYSVDEIRTLADFAHSHNMLLHIDGARLANAAAALDVELSTMTKDAGVDIISFGGTKNGLLFGEAIISFKPELSANMRFYRKQCNQLFSKMRFISAQYEAYLDKDLWLKNAIHANAMAQLLAKRLAQFKQIKITQKVYVNSVFATMPKSWIDPLQEKYMFYTWDETKNEVRLMCSFNTLEEHIEDLISTIEELAAN
- the nadC gene encoding carboxylating nicotinate-nucleotide diphosphorylase; its protein translation is MLLDEIIRKSLEEDLGSGDITTRYLDLDPVINTAYMIAKAEGVLAGTGIAIQVFKAVDPELKITLYRKDGDDVHPKDEIMRIEGKPSSILQAERTALNFLQRLSGIASQTRRMVIAMSGTNTKLLDTRKTTPLLRSLEKYAVRVGGGLNHRHGLFDMIMLKENHIRAAGGITKAVTKINAQNASYKVEVEVTNLAELEESVTAKVDRVMLDNMSIKDIKTAVKRYGKKVELEVSGGVNEDNIMQYAKTGVHFISSGSLTHSYKSLDISLLFKE
- the wrbA gene encoding NAD(P)H:quinone oxidoreductase yields the protein MKILILFYSTYGHIYQMAEAVKKGAESIDNIQVTLKRVPETLSDDVLSKIGAKDAQKAFAHIPVADPMELAEYDGIIFGVPTRFGMMPSQMKAFLDATGGLWAKGALIGKVGSVFSSTGTQHGGQEATILNFHTVLLHHGMLIAGLPYSFEGQSTMEEISGGSPYGASVVAGPDGSKLPNKFELDGAYAQGRYVASILNRMK